A window from Methanobrevibacter ruminantium encodes these proteins:
- a CDS encoding amidohydrolase family protein produces MQKVINSHCHIYPDKIAAKAVKGIRDFYDLHMSLNGTVNDLIEDGNKVGVVHYLIHSVATTPKQVQSINEFISFEVKSHPDLFTGFGTLHPDSEDIDGDLDYIIELGLKGVKVHPDFQQFALNEEKAFKMGEAVNERGLPIMIHCGDFRYDYSNPEHLKPFLEKFPDLTVIGAHFAGWSMWEKATEELAGTPNLFVDCSSSLYALSPETAKDLIHAYGADKVLWATDFPMWESTSEMEMFNKIDLTEEERNLILYENAAKLLGLK; encoded by the coding sequence ATGCAAAAAGTAATTAATTCTCATTGTCACATTTATCCAGATAAGATTGCAGCAAAAGCTGTAAAGGGGATTCGTGATTTTTATGACCTTCACATGTCTTTAAATGGGACTGTAAATGACTTGATTGAAGACGGAAATAAGGTTGGTGTTGTTCATTATCTTATCCATTCAGTGGCAACAACTCCAAAGCAGGTTCAATCAATCAATGAATTCATCAGTTTTGAGGTCAAATCCCATCCAGACCTTTTTACAGGTTTTGGGACATTGCATCCTGATAGTGAAGACATTGATGGTGACTTGGATTACATTATTGAACTTGGCCTTAAAGGTGTGAAAGTTCATCCTGATTTCCAGCAATTTGCCTTAAATGAGGAAAAGGCATTTAAGATGGGAGAGGCAGTCAATGAAAGAGGATTGCCAATCATGATTCATTGCGGCGATTTCAGATATGATTATTCAAATCCTGAACATTTAAAGCCTTTCCTTGAGAAGTTTCCAGATCTCACAGTTATTGGCGCTCATTTTGCAGGATGGAGCATGTGGGAAAAGGCAACAGAAGAATTAGCAGGAACTCCTAATCTCTTTGTAGATTGCAGTTCAAGCTTATATGCATTGTCTCCTGAAACTGCAAAGGATTTGATTCATGCATACGGTGCAGATAAGGTCTTATGGGCAACTGATTTTCCGATGTGGGAATCAACAAGTGAGATGGAAATGTTCAATAAAATTGATTTAACTGAAGAAGAGCGAAATTTAATTCTTTATGAAAATGCAGCTAAACTTTTAGGTTTAAAATAA
- a CDS encoding DUF1611 domain-containing protein — protein MYSINSVEDLQELNPYIIVGCGGGGEKFSNLEGIETVGFLDDNPAKQGKPFCGLEVASNLSDLFESTEANTVAIMLPIGAEGTALKYAVQALANGKNAVVSFRSLSLSENESLLKLAEQNDVCIKEISPRLDVVRKICGVAPEKCCEVLPKISYEAKAPVIFVGGTSQECGKRTTTKSLGIEAMKRGMKASIISTDEMGLEQPTAFNFRAGSLSAMDIPSAILSSIKYVEENDQPDIIFIEGQSSLTEDGNPHPRGLSACILIGADPDAVVVGHRPNHPYREPRGIDYEVKAIEAVVPTTKVVGLSINLRNADEDMTLESFEEKYGLPAADMYSGGAAKILDAILEYLDKN, from the coding sequence TTGTATTCTATAAATTCTGTTGAAGATCTTCAAGAATTAAATCCTTATATTATAGTAGGATGTGGAGGTGGAGGAGAAAAGTTCTCTAACCTCGAAGGGATTGAAACAGTAGGATTCCTTGATGATAACCCTGCAAAACAAGGAAAACCTTTCTGTGGTCTTGAAGTGGCATCAAACTTATCAGATTTATTTGAATCTACTGAAGCAAATACTGTAGCAATCATGTTGCCTATTGGAGCTGAAGGAACCGCTTTAAAATATGCAGTTCAAGCATTGGCAAATGGTAAGAATGCAGTTGTTTCATTTAGATCTTTATCTTTATCTGAAAATGAATCTTTATTAAAACTTGCTGAACAAAATGATGTTTGCATTAAAGAGATTAGTCCAAGATTGGATGTTGTACGTAAAATATGTGGTGTAGCACCTGAAAAATGCTGTGAAGTATTGCCTAAAATCTCATATGAAGCAAAGGCACCTGTTATCTTTGTTGGAGGTACTTCCCAAGAATGCGGTAAAAGAACCACTACCAAATCCTTAGGAATTGAAGCTATGAAAAGAGGAATGAAAGCTTCAATCATTTCCACTGATGAAATGGGATTGGAACAGCCTACTGCATTCAACTTCAGAGCAGGAAGCTTATCTGCAATGGACATTCCTTCAGCTATCTTAAGTTCAATCAAGTATGTTGAGGAAAATGACCAACCGGACATTATCTTTATCGAAGGGCAATCAAGCTTAACTGAAGATGGAAACCCTCACCCAAGAGGATTGTCTGCATGTATCCTAATCGGTGCAGACCCTGATGCAGTTGTTGTAGGTCACAGACCAAACCACCCATATCGTGAACCAAGGGGTATCGATTATGAGGTAAAAGCTATTGAAGCTGTTGTACCTACCACTAAAGTCGTCGGATTATCCATTAACTTAAGAAATGCTGATGAAGACATGACTTTAGAAAGCTTTGAAGAAAAATACGGCTTGCCTGCAGCAGATATGTATTCTGGTGGAGCAGCAAAAATATTGGATGCAATCTTAGAATATTTGGATAAAAATTAA
- a CDS encoding cell division protein SepF, with the protein MSFTDNLKKSLGFEEDDFGSAYGISDYGEDEFFEEEFTSISPEQTFYEIVLIRPKSVDDMDYIFDQIVEENNPVILDLKFLEKQSQKDFRQAGEILKILRHQYGAEAILLSQSEDKNLIIVTPSRVKLVRKD; encoded by the coding sequence ATGAGTTTTACTGATAATTTAAAGAAAAGCCTTGGTTTTGAAGAAGATGACTTTGGCAGTGCATACGGAATTAGCGATTATGGAGAAGATGAATTTTTTGAAGAGGAATTCACTAGCATTTCTCCAGAACAAACTTTTTATGAAATCGTTTTAATCAGACCAAAATCCGTTGATGATATGGATTACATCTTTGACCAAATCGTTGAAGAAAACAATCCTGTAATTCTTGATTTAAAATTCCTTGAAAAACAAAGTCAAAAAGACTTCAGACAAGCTGGAGAAATCTTAAAGATTTTAAGACACCAATATGGTGCAGAAGCAATCTTGCTTTCACAATCTGAAGACAAAAATCTAATTATTGTAACTCCATCCAGAGTTAAATTAGTTAGAAAAGATTAA
- a CDS encoding helix-turn-helix transcriptional regulator has product MFDKEDSRNRYDDFITVRFLLASKMRPLLLLLLSDMAYDLNDFREELDKPSASILHGLKELERINLIKKNFKRYSLSSKGVLCSASLKKLFMDLYIFEINRDFWLNHSIESIPSDSFRNTYLLKDSVFVESDEHNLSKSFTKYLELLSNCGNMEIILPIFLEEHLEIILENLENGDNLLLITNDEVLTSLRNSKYYGDLADFSKKGQVIIRKVDYDLKVFLTICDDFMSLSLFFKDGLFDNSCFILNEHSEGIKWAKTLFEKFFEKSVRVL; this is encoded by the coding sequence ATGTTTGATAAAGAGGATTCACGAAATAGATACGATGATTTCATTACTGTTCGCTTTTTATTGGCTTCTAAAATGAGGCCTTTGCTTTTGTTACTGTTGTCTGATATGGCATATGACTTAAATGACTTTAGGGAGGAATTGGATAAGCCTTCTGCTTCAATATTGCATGGATTGAAGGAGTTGGAACGCATTAATCTAATCAAAAAGAATTTCAAAAGGTATTCATTATCCTCTAAAGGTGTCCTATGTTCTGCAAGCTTGAAGAAACTTTTTATGGATTTGTATATTTTCGAAATCAATAGGGATTTTTGGCTCAATCATTCAATCGAATCAATTCCAAGTGACTCCTTTAGAAACACCTATTTGCTTAAGGATTCTGTTTTTGTAGAATCTGATGAGCATAACCTGTCAAAGTCATTCACAAAGTATCTGGAATTGTTGAGCAATTGCGGAAATATGGAAATCATTCTGCCTATATTCCTAGAGGAACATTTGGAGATCATCTTGGAAAATCTGGAAAATGGGGATAATTTGCTTCTGATTACAAATGATGAGGTTCTCACTTCCTTAAGGAACTCAAAGTATTATGGGGATTTAGCTGATTTCTCTAAAAAGGGACAGGTTATCATTAGAAAGGTGGATTATGACTTAAAGGTGTTCTTGACAATCTGTGATGATTTCATGTCCTTGAGTCTCTTCTTTAAGGACGGACTTTTTGACAATTCATGCTTTATTCTCAATGAGCATTCTGAGGGTATAAAGTGGGCAAAGACATTATTTGAAAAGTTTTTTGAAAAGTCAGTTAGAGTGCTTTAA
- the nadC gene encoding carboxylating nicotinate-nucleotide diphosphorylase, with the protein MDEIIKYMLREDEGFGDITSNALIPENKIFYAKLITKDDGILAGIEIIKEMFSDYGIEIISSKKDGDAISKGDVLLELEGNARKILLLERTALNLLMRMSGVATITNRIVKKVHDVNPKIRVAGTRKTAPALQKYDKLAISIGGGDPHRSALDDMILIKDNHIAVVDSVKKALELAKENNSFSKKIEIEVESTEDAIIACENGADIVMFDNMSPDEAQDTLNALEENDLRKDVLIEISGGITEDNILDYAPLDVDIISLGSITHQASSLNFSLDMD; encoded by the coding sequence ATGGATGAAATTATAAAATACATGCTTAGAGAAGATGAAGGTTTTGGAGATATCACTTCAAATGCATTAATTCCAGAAAATAAGATATTTTATGCTAAATTGATTACTAAAGATGATGGAATCCTTGCAGGAATTGAAATCATAAAGGAAATGTTTTCAGACTATGGCATTGAAATCATCTCCTCTAAAAAGGATGGGGATGCAATTTCCAAAGGGGATGTCCTTTTAGAGCTTGAAGGAAATGCTCGAAAGATTCTTCTTTTGGAGCGTACTGCACTTAATTTGCTTATGAGAATGTCTGGTGTTGCAACAATAACAAACAGGATAGTCAAAAAGGTTCATGATGTGAATCCTAAGATAAGGGTTGCAGGAACCCGTAAGACTGCGCCTGCACTTCAAAAGTATGATAAGCTAGCTATTTCCATTGGTGGTGGAGACCCTCACAGATCTGCATTGGATGACATGATTTTGATTAAGGACAATCATATTGCTGTTGTCGATTCAGTCAAAAAGGCTCTCGAATTGGCTAAAGAGAACAATAGCTTTTCCAAAAAGATTGAAATTGAAGTGGAATCAACTGAAGATGCAATAATTGCCTGTGAAAATGGTGCAGACATTGTAATGTTTGACAATATGTCTCCAGATGAAGCTCAAGATACCTTAAATGCTTTAGAGGAAAATGATTTGAGAAAAGATGTATTGATTGAGATTTCCGGTGGAATCACTGAAGACAACATATTGGATTATGCTCCATTGGATGTTGACATCATTTCATTAGGTTCAATTACTCATCAGGCAAGCAGCTTGAATTTCAGCTTGGATATGGATTAG
- a CDS encoding mechanosensitive ion channel family protein codes for MKYTTQILNALLHLFHLENIIYILLIIIGGFICIKVGDKILTKLEQKFDLNLTAHYLFKDIVKYTVIIVAIAWILHVLGINLESILISLGVVGIAIGFASQDIVSNFISGVFVISDKRIKVGEVIEVNNFKGTIKKVGFRNTIMINQDNFEITIPNSVLSKNIYKMYKPTEDHRLRIIATLPHGMNIPEFKEALDKIMYEYNWVISGKTTIFSKDYTEWGPKVEVSYWITEYKYTDCGKVTILENINRLIDEYKKQEK; via the coding sequence ATGAAATACACAACCCAAATATTGAACGCATTGCTTCATCTCTTTCATTTAGAGAATATCATATATATTCTACTGATTATAATAGGTGGATTTATATGTATAAAAGTGGGAGATAAAATTCTTACAAAACTCGAGCAGAAATTCGATTTGAATCTCACCGCCCATTACCTATTTAAGGACATAGTGAAATACACAGTGATTATTGTAGCCATTGCATGGATATTGCATGTTCTCGGAATCAATTTAGAAAGCATTTTAATCAGTTTAGGTGTTGTAGGTATTGCAATAGGTTTTGCATCACAGGATATTGTTTCTAACTTCATTTCCGGAGTTTTTGTAATCAGCGATAAAAGAATCAAAGTTGGAGAGGTAATTGAAGTCAATAACTTTAAGGGAACCATCAAGAAAGTCGGATTTAGAAATACAATAATGATAAATCAAGACAACTTTGAGATAACAATCCCTAACTCTGTCTTGAGCAAAAACATCTACAAGATGTATAAGCCAACTGAAGACCACAGGCTAAGAATCATAGCGACTTTGCCTCATGGAATGAATATCCCAGAATTCAAAGAAGCGCTTGATAAGATCATGTATGAATACAATTGGGTCATAAGTGGCAAAACCACAATCTTTTCAAAGGACTATACGGAATGGGGCCCTAAAGTTGAGGTAAGCTATTGGATTACAGAATATAAATACACTGATTGCGGTAAAGTGACAATATTGGAAAATATCAATAGACTGATTGATGAGTATAAAAAACAGGAAAAATAG
- a CDS encoding helix-turn-helix transcriptional regulator has protein sequence MYYFSVVGEELKFLNNSDIRIKVLVDLLDGPLKIRDINRKSLLSYSSISSNIHKLCDEGYVEKIHNSFQLTNLGLIYITILLDFRDVISTITNNSDFWLDHDISSLSLDDLNRLSSLEGSELIRCNSMDIYRTHKEFKRLFKNSKNLKVIFPYLHPEYPKLIRRLVLKGIKVELIVSKDILDGFIGDIGKDVVKKGIYDGNFSIKYFNEDVKIALAISHEFVTVGLFKLDGTYDQNRLLLSNRKRAISWGLTIFDSYDENALPLILD, from the coding sequence ATGTATTATTTCTCAGTTGTTGGAGAAGAGTTGAAATTTTTAAATAATTCTGATATTAGGATAAAAGTCTTGGTGGATTTATTGGATGGGCCTTTGAAAATAAGGGATATAAATAGGAAGTCTCTATTGAGCTACAGCTCAATTTCAAGCAATATTCATAAGTTGTGTGATGAGGGATACGTAGAGAAGATTCATAACAGCTTTCAATTGACAAATTTAGGGTTGATTTACATAACAATATTGCTGGATTTTAGGGATGTGATCTCAACAATTACCAATAATTCAGATTTTTGGTTAGATCATGATATCTCATCTTTGTCCCTTGATGATTTAAATAGACTATCTTCTTTGGAGGGCTCTGAATTGATTAGATGCAATTCAATGGATATTTATAGGACACATAAAGAGTTCAAGCGATTATTTAAAAATTCTAAAAACTTGAAAGTCATTTTCCCATACCTTCACCCAGAATATCCTAAATTGATTAGAAGATTGGTCTTAAAGGGAATCAAGGTTGAATTGATAGTTTCTAAAGACATCTTGGATGGTTTTATTGGGGATATTGGAAAGGATGTTGTTAAAAAAGGAATTTATGATGGCAATTTTTCCATAAAATACTTTAATGAGGATGTTAAGATTGCTCTTGCAATTTCACATGAATTCGTTACAGTGGGATTGTTTAAGCTAGATGGAACTTATGACCAAAACAGATTATTGCTCTCCAATAGGAAAAGGGCAATTAGTTGGGGATTGACTATTTTTGACTCATATGATGAAAATGCATTGCCTTTGATTTTGGATTGA
- a CDS encoding TatD family hydrolase → MIDTHMHADSRSSEDFEKMFISGIDTAITCSYYPYKIDNDPKILLNHLNRILNFEPGRAGEYGLDLRVALGIHPVNALEDNDIIFEALETWIENKEIIAIGEIGLDENTDLEKEVFKKQLELADRTESKVIIHTPRRNKLEVLKDIKEIVLERINPKLVVIDHINLNTIEEIIDEEFTIGLTVQPQKMEVEEAIEILDKYGFDKFLLNSDISNKPSNPLSVPKTVRTLKRLGYDKKEIDKVAFENAKKFFNI, encoded by the coding sequence ATGATTGATACACATATGCATGCTGATTCAAGAAGCAGTGAAGACTTTGAAAAGATGTTCATTAGCGGAATAGACACCGCAATTACCTGCTCATACTACCCATATAAAATTGATAATGACCCTAAAATACTTTTAAACCACTTGAATAGAATCCTAAACTTTGAACCCGGAAGAGCCGGAGAATATGGTCTTGACTTAAGGGTTGCACTGGGAATTCATCCAGTTAATGCATTGGAGGATAATGACATCATATTTGAAGCATTAGAGACTTGGATAGAAAACAAGGAAATTATAGCGATTGGAGAAATAGGATTGGATGAAAATACTGATTTGGAAAAGGAAGTCTTTAAAAAGCAATTGGAATTGGCAGATAGAACAGAATCAAAAGTAATCATCCACACTCCAAGAAGAAATAAGCTTGAAGTCCTAAAGGACATTAAGGAAATCGTGCTTGAAAGAATCAACCCAAAACTTGTTGTCATTGATCATATAAATCTTAACACCATTGAAGAGATAATTGATGAGGAATTCACCATAGGATTGACTGTACAGCCTCAAAAGATGGAAGTCGAAGAGGCGATTGAAATATTGGACAAATACGGCTTTGATAAATTCCTATTGAATAGTGATATTAGCAATAAGCCATCTAATCCACTTTCTGTTCCAAAAACAGTAAGAACACTAAAAAGATTAGGATATGATAAAAAAGAGATTGATAAGGTAGCATTTGAAAATGCTAAAAAGTTCTTTAATATTTAA
- a CDS encoding C-GCAxxG-C-C family protein, producing MSHVERSAELFGLNFNCAQAVFASFSKEFGIDEKQALKIGGCFGSGMRKGEVCGACTGALMALGLKYGQSEVGDADSKLKSDDVCVKFLEEFESKNGSYICNELLGCDIKTKEGVEYAVENKLFTELCPKMVESATLIAEKLIKE from the coding sequence ATGAGTCATGTGGAAAGATCAGCGGAATTATTCGGATTGAATTTCAATTGTGCACAGGCTGTTTTTGCAAGTTTTTCTAAAGAATTTGGAATTGATGAAAAACAGGCACTTAAAATTGGTGGATGCTTTGGAAGCGGAATGCGTAAAGGTGAGGTTTGTGGAGCATGCACTGGTGCATTAATGGCTTTAGGATTAAAGTATGGTCAAAGTGAAGTCGGGGATGCCGATAGCAAACTAAAGTCTGATGATGTTTGCGTTAAATTCCTAGAGGAATTTGAATCTAAAAATGGTTCTTATATATGCAATGAATTATTGGGATGCGATATAAAAACTAAAGAAGGAGTGGAATATGCAGTGGAAAATAAGCTTTTTACTGAATTATGCCCTAAAATGGTGGAGTCTGCTACATTGATTGCAGAAAAATTAATTAAGGAATAA
- a CDS encoding DUF5750 family protein: MLSVKVEDYGETEDQMHYVTYRVSDLTEKELDFLLNNLEGETIVEDGDLLLNIFYSRKFFPFASDDAHFKLEDFIKREEIEMTYFIASFLEDMN; encoded by the coding sequence ATGTTAAGCGTTAAAGTTGAGGATTATGGCGAAACTGAAGATCAAATGCACTATGTAACTTATAGGGTGTCTGATTTAACTGAAAAGGAATTGGATTTTTTATTGAATAACTTGGAAGGGGAAACCATTGTGGAAGATGGTGATTTGCTCTTAAATATATTCTATTCTAGAAAATTCTTCCCATTTGCTTCAGATGATGCACATTTTAAACTTGAAGATTTCATTAAAAGGGAAGAGATTGAAATGACTTATTTCATTGCAAGCTTCTTGGAAGACATGAATTAA
- the rnz gene encoding ribonuclease Z, with product MEITFLGTSSAVPSKYRNHAGIILKYFKDTLLFDCGEGTQRQLTYAKISPMKIDKIFISHYHGDHILGLAGLIQSMGFRGRENDLDIYGPKGLEKIIGVISNYGFFQINFRINIHEIDEGVVVETDEYIIKSIIAEHNIPNIAYSIYEKKKPRFLREKAIELGVPVGPAFGKLHSGQEVEVDGKIIKPEQVLGPPRAGKKVTYSGDTRPCENLIELAKESDVLIHEATYEYADQDKAIENCHSTSKGAAEIAKEANVKLLVLTHISTRYTSDLNIKNEAKEIFENTIVANDFTEINIGKDKTSINFKNILTVNND from the coding sequence ATGGAAATTACATTTTTAGGAACCTCATCTGCAGTGCCTTCAAAATATAGGAACCATGCAGGAATCATTTTGAAATACTTTAAGGACACACTGCTCTTTGATTGTGGGGAAGGAACACAAAGGCAATTGACTTACGCTAAAATAAGTCCCATGAAAATAGACAAGATATTCATCAGCCACTATCATGGAGACCATATCCTCGGTTTGGCAGGACTCATTCAATCCATGGGATTTAGAGGAAGAGAAAATGATTTGGACATCTATGGGCCTAAAGGATTGGAAAAGATTATAGGCGTGATTTCCAACTATGGATTTTTCCAGATAAACTTTAGAATCAATATTCATGAAATCGATGAAGGAGTGGTTGTGGAAACTGATGAATACATCATCAAGTCAATCATTGCTGAACACAACATTCCGAATATAGCTTATTCAATTTATGAAAAGAAAAAGCCTCGCTTCTTAAGAGAAAAGGCTATTGAACTTGGTGTTCCCGTAGGCCCTGCCTTTGGAAAGCTTCATAGCGGCCAGGAAGTTGAAGTGGATGGAAAGATCATCAAGCCAGAACAGGTATTGGGACCTCCAAGAGCTGGAAAGAAAGTCACTTACTCTGGAGATACAAGGCCTTGTGAAAATCTTATTGAACTTGCTAAAGAAAGCGATGTCTTGATTCATGAAGCAACATATGAATATGCAGACCAGGACAAGGCAATTGAAAATTGCCATTCCACATCAAAGGGAGCTGCAGAAATAGCTAAAGAGGCAAATGTTAAGCTATTGGTCTTGACTCACATAAGCACAAGGTATACAAGTGATTTAAACATAAAAAATGAAGCAAAAGAAATATTTGAAAATACCATTGTGGCTAATGACTTTACTGAAATAAACATTGGCAAAGACAAGACATCAATAAATTTCAAGAACATACTTACTGTAAACAATGATTAA
- a CDS encoding alpha/beta fold hydrolase, giving the protein MFDVEAIEAEYFTLDEFKFNNGEVLKDAKVEYITFGTPQYDENGIISNALIYFHGSSGSCYSARRISEDMGSGEIFDTDKFFFISVSALGCPGSASPSTTGLMNRFPEYDIEDMVNFQKQFIEEKFGITHVKGLIGNSMGGFEVLTWGCVYQDSVDFIISLVSSFKVGGHNFALSKIMNNILESDPDYNDGAYDLPLSDSLKRSLKLSSDAMYCYGLSREEYRNNMTNEEIGLAMAEFAEESLEEDPNDLIYMNNSSLDYDLTDQLENITAKVLIIAINQDQYFPPNLDAIPMSKMIKDNKLLIFDSCMGHVGSNELFKVKDDLEEFIKEFRNN; this is encoded by the coding sequence ATGTTTGATGTAGAAGCTATTGAAGCAGAGTATTTTACTTTAGATGAGTTTAAATTCAATAATGGAGAAGTCTTGAAGGATGCAAAAGTTGAATACATTACCTTTGGAACTCCACAGTATGATGAAAATGGAATCATTTCAAATGCTTTAATTTACTTCCACGGTTCAAGTGGCAGCTGTTACTCTGCAAGACGCATTTCTGAAGATATGGGCAGTGGAGAGATATTTGATACAGATAAATTCTTCTTCATTTCAGTCAGTGCTCTTGGCTGTCCAGGTTCTGCAAGTCCCTCAACAACTGGTCTTATGAATAGGTTTCCAGAGTATGATATTGAAGATATGGTAAACTTCCAAAAGCAGTTCATTGAAGAGAAATTCGGAATCACTCATGTGAAAGGGCTAATTGGAAACTCAATGGGTGGTTTTGAAGTCTTGACTTGGGGATGCGTTTATCAGGATTCAGTTGATTTCATCATTTCTCTTGTAAGCAGCTTTAAGGTAGGTGGACATAACTTTGCATTAAGCAAGATCATGAATAACATTTTGGAATCAGATCCTGATTATAATGATGGAGCTTATGATTTGCCGCTTTCAGACTCATTGAAGAGAAGCTTAAAGCTTTCATCAGATGCAATGTATTGCTATGGATTGTCAAGAGAGGAATACAGAAACAACATGACAAATGAGGAAATTGGCCTTGCTATGGCGGAATTTGCAGAGGAAAGCTTAGAGGAAGATCCTAATGATTTGATTTATATGAATAACTCTTCTCTCGATTATGATTTGACAGACCAGTTGGAAAATATAACTGCTAAAGTATTGATTATAGCTATCAATCAGGACCAATATTTCCCACCAAATCTTGATGCGATTCCAATGAGCAAAATGATTAAGGATAACAAATTGCTTATTTTTGACTCTTGCATGGGTCATGTTGGCTCTAATGAATTGTTTAAGGTAAAAGATGATTTGGAAGAGTTCATAAAGGAATTTAGGAATAATTAA
- the nadA gene encoding quinolinate synthase NadA encodes MNELQKEIIQLKEEKNAIILAHNYQPKEIQEIADFLGDSLELCNKAAEVEDRDIIVFCGVDFMAETAYMLNPDKKVLIPDIDAECPMAHMLTGEEVREAKEKYPDAAVCLYVNSLGEAKAESDILCTSGNVKKVVASLEEDTILFGPDTNLGEYVQPFTDKKIIPIPGDGHCYVHKLFHKEDIEDARKKYPNIEILIHPESNKEVQELADHVLSTGGMLAHVRDSPDKEFVIGTEVDMITRLKSECPDKTYYPLLEGAICKTMKLHTLEKVRDCLINEEPKIIVPEEIAEKSTNAVERMLEASK; translated from the coding sequence ATGAATGAATTACAGAAAGAAATTATTCAATTGAAAGAAGAAAAGAATGCGATTATCCTCGCACATAACTACCAACCAAAAGAAATCCAGGAAATAGCTGATTTCCTTGGAGACTCTTTAGAATTATGTAATAAGGCTGCAGAAGTGGAAGACAGAGATATCATTGTCTTCTGCGGAGTAGACTTTATGGCAGAAACTGCATATATGCTAAACCCGGATAAGAAAGTTCTAATCCCAGATATTGATGCAGAATGTCCTATGGCACATATGCTTACTGGAGAAGAAGTCAGAGAAGCAAAAGAAAAATATCCTGATGCAGCAGTCTGCTTATATGTAAACAGTCTTGGTGAAGCAAAAGCGGAATCAGACATTCTATGTACTTCTGGAAATGTCAAAAAGGTTGTAGCAAGTTTAGAAGAGGATACAATTCTCTTTGGACCAGACACCAATCTTGGAGAATACGTACAGCCATTTACTGACAAAAAGATCATTCCAATTCCAGGTGACGGCCACTGTTATGTTCACAAGCTATTCCACAAGGAAGATATTGAAGATGCAAGGAAAAAATATCCTAACATAGAAATCTTAATTCACCCTGAATCCAACAAAGAGGTTCAAGAACTTGCAGATCATGTCTTAAGTACTGGTGGAATGCTAGCCCATGTAAGGGATAGCCCAGATAAGGAATTTGTCATTGGAACTGAAGTTGACATGATTACAAGACTCAAATCAGAATGTCCAGACAAAACATACTACCCATTGCTTGAAGGAGCTATTTGTAAAACCATGAAACTCCACACATTGGAAAAAGTAAGGGACTGCCTAATCAATGAAGAACCTAAAATTATTGTCCCTGAAGAAATAGCTGAAAAATCAACCAATGCTGTAGAAAGAATGCTGGAAGCATCTAAATAA
- a CDS encoding ZPR1 zinc finger domain-containing protein translates to MNTDDVTTGKSAEMKMDCPVCGGKGTATYTTQTHELAYFGEVVESTIQCEKCGFRHNDVLATEQKDPAKHSLLITKKSLDSRVVRSQSATVSLPEVGIKVEPGPKSEGYISNVEGVIVRFIEATERALNMFTDETSQKNGKIVLENLHKILDGKLETLLLIEDPFGQSKIMDVRAKTEPLTDEELKNLKTGYTVID, encoded by the coding sequence ATGAACACAGATGATGTTACAACTGGAAAAAGTGCAGAAATGAAAATGGATTGTCCAGTATGTGGAGGAAAAGGAACTGCAACTTACACTACTCAAACTCATGAACTTGCTTATTTTGGAGAGGTTGTTGAATCAACCATACAATGTGAAAAATGTGGATTCAGACATAATGATGTTTTGGCAACTGAACAGAAAGACCCTGCCAAACATAGTTTGCTAATTACCAAAAAATCTTTGGACTCAAGAGTGGTCAGATCCCAGTCAGCTACAGTTTCACTTCCAGAAGTTGGAATCAAAGTTGAACCTGGTCCAAAGTCTGAAGGATACATCTCAAATGTTGAAGGAGTTATTGTAAGATTCATAGAAGCAACTGAAAGGGCATTGAATATGTTTACAGATGAAACCTCTCAAAAAAATGGAAAGATTGTTCTTGAAAACCTGCACAAGATTTTAGATGGTAAGCTTGAAACTCTCTTGCTTATCGAAGATCCATTCGGACAAAGCAAAATCATGGATGTTCGTGCAAAGACTGAGCCATTAACTGATGAGGAACTTAAAAATCTGAAAACAGGTTATACTGTAATTGATTAA